Proteins from a genomic interval of Thermoanaerobacterium thermosaccharolyticum DSM 571:
- the crcB gene encoding fluoride efflux transporter CrcB: MSNILLVGLGGVFGAILRYEISRHIKENREFIVPIETFVINVLGAFLLNVLSNPKIVHFFDNDVRLFIMTGFIGAFTTYSTFSHETIYLLRQKHYVHAFLYSASTVIVGLIGAYLGYYIGNLF, encoded by the coding sequence ATGTCAAATATTTTGTTAGTAGGTCTTGGAGGAGTTTTCGGTGCAATTTTAAGGTATGAGATATCTAGGCATATTAAGGAAAACAGAGAATTTATTGTGCCTATTGAAACATTTGTAATCAATGTATTAGGTGCATTTCTCTTGAATGTTTTGTCAAACCCTAAGATTGTACATTTTTTTGATAATGATGTTAGATTGTTTATTATGACAGGATTTATAGGAGCATTTACCACTTATTCTACCTTTTCACATGAAACAATATACCTTCTTCGCCAAAAGCACTATGTACACGCTTTTTTGTACTCTGCTTCCACCGTCATTGTTGGTCTTATCGGAGCTTATTTAGGATATTATATTGGAAATCTATTTTAA
- the recR gene encoding recombination mediator RecR — translation MNVYSRSLSRLIDELSRLPGIGRKTAQRLAFYILDMPKDDVINLSNAILEAKNNLKYCNKCYNFTDSDLCNICSDETRDSSTICVVSDPKDVVAMEKTREYRGLYHVLHGVISPMDGIGPEDIKIKELLERINNNDIKEIILATNPDIEGEATAMYIAKLIKPFGIKVTRIAHGVPVGGDLEYTDSVTLSRALEGRREM, via the coding sequence AGGTCATTGTCAAGGCTGATAGATGAATTATCAAGACTTCCAGGTATTGGACGAAAAACAGCACAGAGACTTGCATTTTACATCTTGGATATGCCGAAAGATGACGTTATTAATTTATCTAATGCTATATTGGAGGCAAAAAACAATTTGAAATACTGCAACAAGTGTTATAATTTCACTGATAGCGATTTATGCAATATCTGTAGCGATGAAACCAGAGATTCATCTACTATTTGTGTGGTATCTGATCCGAAAGATGTAGTAGCTATGGAGAAAACAAGGGAGTATCGTGGTTTATACCATGTGCTGCATGGTGTAATATCACCCATGGACGGTATAGGACCAGAAGATATAAAGATAAAAGAATTGCTAGAAAGGATTAATAATAACGACATAAAGGAGATTATATTAGCGACAAATCCCGATATAGAAGGCGAAGCGACTGCTATGTACATTGCAAAACTTATAAAACCTTTTGGCATAAAAGTGACGAGGATAGCACATGGTGTACCTGTTGGTGGTGACCTCGAATATACTGATTCTGTTACTTTATCGAGGGCATTGGAAGGTAGAAGGGAAATGTAA
- the crcB gene encoding fluoride efflux transporter CrcB translates to MEYIYIGIGGFFGAILRYIVSSYYQSILHTVFPIETFFINIFGSFLLSYISNLTLEEFKVNFNIRLAITTGFIGAFTTFSTFTKETMDLLRNGRIAVALIYVLLSILVGFIMSFIGFELGDKTAKILQGREEN, encoded by the coding sequence ATGGAATACATCTATATAGGAATTGGCGGTTTTTTCGGTGCGATTTTGAGATATATAGTTTCGAGCTATTATCAAAGTATATTGCATACTGTATTTCCGATTGAGACTTTCTTTATAAATATTTTTGGATCATTTTTATTAAGCTATATATCGAATTTGACACTTGAAGAATTTAAGGTTAATTTTAATATTAGATTGGCAATTACGACTGGGTTCATCGGTGCCTTTACTACATTTTCAACATTCACTAAAGAAACCATGGATTTATTAAGAAATGGAAGAATTGCAGTAGCTTTGATATATGTATTGCTGTCGATATTGGTTGGATTTATCATGTCATTTATAGGGTTTGAATTGGGAGATAAAACAGCAAAAATATTACAAGGACGTGAAGAAAATTGA
- a CDS encoding homoserine dehydrogenase, which translates to MEFKIGLLGFGTVGSGVYKIVTSRKQHIKQKTGFYPEIKKILVKHPDKPRNVNGIDEILTTDANEILCDSEISAIIEVMGGIDPAYDYVKKALISKKHVITANKELIAKYGDELRKMAEENGVFLKFEASVAGAIPVIHQIERLKITDEINFVGGIINGTTNYILTQIIEKGMKYDEALAAAQKRGYAEKQSGLRYKRIRCSV; encoded by the coding sequence ATGGAATTTAAGATTGGTTTGTTGGGGTTTGGAACAGTAGGGAGCGGAGTCTATAAAATAGTTACATCAAGAAAACAGCATATAAAACAAAAAACGGGATTTTATCCTGAAATAAAAAAAATACTTGTGAAGCATCCTGATAAACCGAGAAATGTTAATGGTATAGATGAAATACTAACAACTGATGCTAACGAAATCTTGTGTGATAGCGAAATAAGTGCAATAATTGAAGTAATGGGAGGAATTGATCCTGCTTACGATTACGTGAAAAAGGCGTTAATTTCTAAGAAGCATGTTATTACTGCAAACAAAGAATTAATAGCAAAATATGGAGACGAGCTAAGAAAAATGGCAGAGGAAAACGGCGTATTTTTAAAATTTGAGGCAAGTGTTGCTGGAGCAATACCTGTTATACATCAGATTGAAAGACTCAAAATAACCGATGAAATAAATTTTGTTGGAGGAATAATAAACGGTACGACAAACTACATATTGACACAGATAATAGAAAAGGGAATGAAATATGATGAGGCACTTGCAGCCGCTCAAAAGCGAGGGTATGCGGAAAAGCAATCCGGATTACGATATAAAAGGATTCGATGCTCTGTATAA